The Hippoglossus hippoglossus isolate fHipHip1 chromosome 2, fHipHip1.pri, whole genome shotgun sequence genome includes a region encoding these proteins:
- the LOC117773369 gene encoding four and a half LIM domains protein 2-like isoform X3 codes for MAERCDCTECKESLYGQKYILKEEDPYCIKCYEALFSHNCEGCQTLIGCTSKDLSYKERHWHSECFLCVTCSRPLVDRPFASKDDMLMCTDCYSNKYSAKCNMCLNTIMPGSKKMEHKGNSWHETCFSCNRCQQPIGTRSFVQKDASNYCMPCYEKLFALQCVHCKKPITTGGVNYHDQPWHKECFVCIGCKEQLAGKRFTSRDDFTYCLDCFCNLFAKKCAYCTTPISGLGGSKYISFEQRQWHIKCFNCKKCSVSLVGRGFLTCKDDVLCPDCGKDF; via the exons ATGGCTGAACGCTGCGACTGCACAGAGTGCAAGGAATCCTTATACGGCCAGAAATACATCCTGAAGGAGGAGGACCCGTACTGCATCAAGTGCTACGAGGCACTTTTCTCCCACAACTGTGAAGGGTGCCAGACGCTCATTGGCTGCACCAGCAAG GATCTGTCATACAAGGAGCGCCACTGGCACAGCGAATGCTTCCTCTGCGTCACGTGCAGCCGACCTCTGGTGGACCGGCCCTTCGCCTCCAAGGATGACATGCTGATGTGCACCGACTGCTACAGCAACAAGTACTCTGCCAAGTGCAACATGTGCCTGAACACCATCATGCCAg GCTCTAAAAAGATGGAGCACAAGGGCAACAGTTGGCACGAGACCTGCTTCTCCTGCAACCGCTGCCAGCAGCCCATCGGCACCAGGAGCTTCGTCCAGAAGGACGCCAGCAACTACTGCATGCCCTGCTACGAGAAGCTGTTCGCTCTGCAGTGCGTCCACTGCAAGAAG CCCATCACCACTGGAGGGGTGAACTACCACGACCAGCCGTGGCATAAGGAGTGCTTCGTCTGCATCGGCTGCAAGGAGCAGCTGGCCGGCAAGCGCTTCACCTCCCGGGACGACTTCACCTACTGCCTTGACTGCTTCTGCAACCTGTTTGCCAAGAAATGTGCCTACTGCACCACCCCCATCAGCG GCCTCGGCGGGAGCAAGTACATCTCGTTCGAGCAGCGCCAGTGGCACATCAAATGCTTCAACTGCAAAAAGTGCAGCGTGTCCCTGGTGGGCCGGGGTTTCCTGACGTGCAAAGACGACGTCCTGTGCCCCGACTGCGGCAAAGACTTCTGA
- the LOC117773369 gene encoding four and a half LIM domains protein 2-like isoform X2, translating to MKLMARGVREEILVNMAERCDCTECKESLYGQKYILKEEDPYCIKCYEALFSHNCEGCQTLIGCTSKDLSYKERHWHSECFLCVTCSRPLVDRPFASKDDMLMCTDCYSNKYSAKCNMCLNTIMPGSKKMEHKGNSWHETCFSCNRCQQPIGTRSFVQKDASNYCMPCYEKLFALQCVHCKKPITTGGVNYHDQPWHKECFVCIGCKEQLAGKRFTSRDDFTYCLDCFCNLFAKKCAYCTTPISGLGGSKYISFEQRQWHIKCFNCKKCSVSLVGRGFLTCKDDVLCPDCGKDF from the exons ATGAAACTTATG GCCAGAGGAGTCAGAGAGGAGATTTTGGTCAACATGGCTGAACGCTGCGACTGCACAGAGTGCAAGGAATCCTTATACGGCCAGAAATACATCCTGAAGGAGGAGGACCCGTACTGCATCAAGTGCTACGAGGCACTTTTCTCCCACAACTGTGAAGGGTGCCAGACGCTCATTGGCTGCACCAGCAAG GATCTGTCATACAAGGAGCGCCACTGGCACAGCGAATGCTTCCTCTGCGTCACGTGCAGCCGACCTCTGGTGGACCGGCCCTTCGCCTCCAAGGATGACATGCTGATGTGCACCGACTGCTACAGCAACAAGTACTCTGCCAAGTGCAACATGTGCCTGAACACCATCATGCCAg GCTCTAAAAAGATGGAGCACAAGGGCAACAGTTGGCACGAGACCTGCTTCTCCTGCAACCGCTGCCAGCAGCCCATCGGCACCAGGAGCTTCGTCCAGAAGGACGCCAGCAACTACTGCATGCCCTGCTACGAGAAGCTGTTCGCTCTGCAGTGCGTCCACTGCAAGAAG CCCATCACCACTGGAGGGGTGAACTACCACGACCAGCCGTGGCATAAGGAGTGCTTCGTCTGCATCGGCTGCAAGGAGCAGCTGGCCGGCAAGCGCTTCACCTCCCGGGACGACTTCACCTACTGCCTTGACTGCTTCTGCAACCTGTTTGCCAAGAAATGTGCCTACTGCACCACCCCCATCAGCG GCCTCGGCGGGAGCAAGTACATCTCGTTCGAGCAGCGCCAGTGGCACATCAAATGCTTCAACTGCAAAAAGTGCAGCGTGTCCCTGGTGGGCCGGGGTTTCCTGACGTGCAAAGACGACGTCCTGTGCCCCGACTGCGGCAAAGACTTCTGA
- the LOC117773369 gene encoding four and a half LIM domains protein 2-like isoform X1: MSLFIFSVRQARGVREEILVNMAERCDCTECKESLYGQKYILKEEDPYCIKCYEALFSHNCEGCQTLIGCTSKDLSYKERHWHSECFLCVTCSRPLVDRPFASKDDMLMCTDCYSNKYSAKCNMCLNTIMPGSKKMEHKGNSWHETCFSCNRCQQPIGTRSFVQKDASNYCMPCYEKLFALQCVHCKKPITTGGVNYHDQPWHKECFVCIGCKEQLAGKRFTSRDDFTYCLDCFCNLFAKKCAYCTTPISGLGGSKYISFEQRQWHIKCFNCKKCSVSLVGRGFLTCKDDVLCPDCGKDF, translated from the exons atgtcattgtttattttttctgtgaGACAGGCCAGAGGAGTCAGAGAGGAGATTTTGGTCAACATGGCTGAACGCTGCGACTGCACAGAGTGCAAGGAATCCTTATACGGCCAGAAATACATCCTGAAGGAGGAGGACCCGTACTGCATCAAGTGCTACGAGGCACTTTTCTCCCACAACTGTGAAGGGTGCCAGACGCTCATTGGCTGCACCAGCAAG GATCTGTCATACAAGGAGCGCCACTGGCACAGCGAATGCTTCCTCTGCGTCACGTGCAGCCGACCTCTGGTGGACCGGCCCTTCGCCTCCAAGGATGACATGCTGATGTGCACCGACTGCTACAGCAACAAGTACTCTGCCAAGTGCAACATGTGCCTGAACACCATCATGCCAg GCTCTAAAAAGATGGAGCACAAGGGCAACAGTTGGCACGAGACCTGCTTCTCCTGCAACCGCTGCCAGCAGCCCATCGGCACCAGGAGCTTCGTCCAGAAGGACGCCAGCAACTACTGCATGCCCTGCTACGAGAAGCTGTTCGCTCTGCAGTGCGTCCACTGCAAGAAG CCCATCACCACTGGAGGGGTGAACTACCACGACCAGCCGTGGCATAAGGAGTGCTTCGTCTGCATCGGCTGCAAGGAGCAGCTGGCCGGCAAGCGCTTCACCTCCCGGGACGACTTCACCTACTGCCTTGACTGCTTCTGCAACCTGTTTGCCAAGAAATGTGCCTACTGCACCACCCCCATCAGCG GCCTCGGCGGGAGCAAGTACATCTCGTTCGAGCAGCGCCAGTGGCACATCAAATGCTTCAACTGCAAAAAGTGCAGCGTGTCCCTGGTGGGCCGGGGTTTCCTGACGTGCAAAGACGACGTCCTGTGCCCCGACTGCGGCAAAGACTTCTGA
- the LOC117773348 gene encoding PI-PLC X domain-containing protein 1-like isoform X3 produces the protein MIRRSMEEEQRQQLGGNPDWMSRLPGELLDVPLWNLALPGSHDSMSFCLDVSSPVLRSESCLLRVVDRLFPCWTRPCVFRWATTQQSVLSDQCDLGIRFLDLRIARKPAGGRALFFAHGLYTLMAVKEALDELAAWLDAHPKEVVIVSCSHFDSLTDEDHARLVENIITLFGDKLCSSKVCRQPRPEEGDRFPRGPEAQKTTSWFLRQRPEPDRRRPVRPPPSPPDHEEDDDEGPHVAAELGERAAAGARGRRGQHRLLRLCGRQSVLLARDRPELQAASRLQDTRRRHWLCLSSNGAS, from the exons ATGATAAGAAggagcatggaggaggagcagcggcagcagctcgGAGGGAACCCGGACTGGATGTCCCGTCTCCCCGGGGAGCTGCTGGACGTCCCGCTGTGGAACCTGGCCCTACCAG ggagcCATGACAGCATGTCCTTCTGCCTGGATGTGTCCTCTCCCGTGCTGAGGTCAGAGTCCTGCCTCCTCAGAGTGGTCGACAGGCTGTTTCCCTGCTGGACTCGACCCTGTGTGTTCCGCTGGGCCACCACACAG CAGTCGGTCCTCAGCGATCAGTGTGACCTCGGTATTCGGTTCTTGGACCTGCGGATCGCCAGGAAGCCAGCGGGAGGCCGCGCACTGTTCTTCGCCCACGGCCTCTACACGCTGATGGCCGTCAAG GAGGCTCTGGACGAACTGGCTGCCTGGCTGGACGCTCATCCCAAAGAGGTCGTGATCGTCTCCTGCTCGCATTTCGATTCGCTGACGGACGAAGATCACGCCCGTCTGGTGGAGAACATCATCACGCTgtttggagataaactctgctCCTCAAAG GTATGCAGACAGCCCAGACCCGAAGAAGGTGATCGCTTTCCTCGAGGACCAGAAGCGCAGAAGACGACCag CTGGTTTTTACGTCAGCGGCCTGAACCTGACCGAAGACGCCCCGTACgtcctcctccatcccctccAGACCATGAGGAAGATGACGATGAAGGGCCTCACGTTGCTGCTGAGCTGGGCGAGCGAGCAGCGGCCGGGGCCCGAGGACGGCGGGGTCAACATCGTCTGCTGCGACTTTGTGGACGTCAGTCAGTTCTGCTCGCTCGTGATCGGCCTGAACTACAAGCTGCATCCCGTCTGCAGGACACAAGGAGACGCCACTGGCTGTGTCTGAGCTCCAA TGGAGCGTCTTGA
- the LOC117773348 gene encoding uncharacterized protein LOC117773348 isoform X2 codes for MIRRSMEEEQRQQLGGNPDWMSRLPGELLDVPLWNLALPGSHDSMSFCLDVSSPVLRSESCLLRVVDRLFPCWTRPCVFRWATTQQSVLSDQCDLGIRFLDLRIARKPAGGRALFFAHGLYTLMAVKEALDELAAWLDAHPKEVVIVSCSHFDSLTDEDHARLVENIITLFGDKLCSSKVCRQPRPEEGDRFPRGPEAQKTTSWFLRQRPEPDRRRPVRPPPSPPDHEEDDDEGPHVAAELGERAAAGARGRRGQHRLLRLCGRQSVLLARDRPELQAASRLQDTRRRHWLCLSSNVQKSPFALFTHIQKCPVSHTRESHPVYTGAS; via the exons ATGATAAGAAggagcatggaggaggagcagcggcagcagctcgGAGGGAACCCGGACTGGATGTCCCGTCTCCCCGGGGAGCTGCTGGACGTCCCGCTGTGGAACCTGGCCCTACCAG ggagcCATGACAGCATGTCCTTCTGCCTGGATGTGTCCTCTCCCGTGCTGAGGTCAGAGTCCTGCCTCCTCAGAGTGGTCGACAGGCTGTTTCCCTGCTGGACTCGACCCTGTGTGTTCCGCTGGGCCACCACACAG CAGTCGGTCCTCAGCGATCAGTGTGACCTCGGTATTCGGTTCTTGGACCTGCGGATCGCCAGGAAGCCAGCGGGAGGCCGCGCACTGTTCTTCGCCCACGGCCTCTACACGCTGATGGCCGTCAAG GAGGCTCTGGACGAACTGGCTGCCTGGCTGGACGCTCATCCCAAAGAGGTCGTGATCGTCTCCTGCTCGCATTTCGATTCGCTGACGGACGAAGATCACGCCCGTCTGGTGGAGAACATCATCACGCTgtttggagataaactctgctCCTCAAAG GTATGCAGACAGCCCAGACCCGAAGAAGGTGATCGCTTTCCTCGAGGACCAGAAGCGCAGAAGACGACCag CTGGTTTTTACGTCAGCGGCCTGAACCTGACCGAAGACGCCCCGTACgtcctcctccatcccctccAGACCATGAGGAAGATGACGATGAAGGGCCTCACGTTGCTGCTGAGCTGGGCGAGCGAGCAGCGGCCGGGGCCCGAGGACGGCGGGGTCAACATCGTCTGCTGCGACTTTGTGGACGTCAGTCAGTTCTGCTCGCTCGTGATCGGCCTGAACTACAAGCTGCATCCCGTCTGCAGGACACAAGGAGACGCCACTGGCTGTGTCTGAGCTCCAACGTACAAAAATCTCCTTTTGCCTTgtttacacacatacaaaaatgcCCCGTGAGTCATACTCGTGAATCTCATCCTGTTTACACTGGAGCGTCTTGA
- the LOC117773348 gene encoding PI-PLC X domain-containing protein 1-like isoform X1 translates to MIRRSMEEEQRQQLGGNPDWMSRLPGELLDVPLWNLALPGSHDSMSFCLDVSSPVLRSESCLLRVVDRLFPCWTRPCVFRWATTQQSVLSDQCDLGIRFLDLRIARKPAGGRALFFAHGLYTLMAVKEALDELAAWLDAHPKEVVIVSCSHFDSLTDEDHARLVENIITLFGDKLCSSKETPTLRSCWSRGQQVILSYGNQQVVLQHPELWAEIPYRYADSPDPKKVIAFLEDQKRRRRPAGFYVSGLNLTEDAPYVLLHPLQTMRKMTMKGLTLLLSWASEQRPGPEDGGVNIVCCDFVDVSQFCSLVIGLNYKLHPVCRTQGDATGCV, encoded by the exons ATGATAAGAAggagcatggaggaggagcagcggcagcagctcgGAGGGAACCCGGACTGGATGTCCCGTCTCCCCGGGGAGCTGCTGGACGTCCCGCTGTGGAACCTGGCCCTACCAG ggagcCATGACAGCATGTCCTTCTGCCTGGATGTGTCCTCTCCCGTGCTGAGGTCAGAGTCCTGCCTCCTCAGAGTGGTCGACAGGCTGTTTCCCTGCTGGACTCGACCCTGTGTGTTCCGCTGGGCCACCACACAG CAGTCGGTCCTCAGCGATCAGTGTGACCTCGGTATTCGGTTCTTGGACCTGCGGATCGCCAGGAAGCCAGCGGGAGGCCGCGCACTGTTCTTCGCCCACGGCCTCTACACGCTGATGGCCGTCAAG GAGGCTCTGGACGAACTGGCTGCCTGGCTGGACGCTCATCCCAAAGAGGTCGTGATCGTCTCCTGCTCGCATTTCGATTCGCTGACGGACGAAGATCACGCCCGTCTGGTGGAGAACATCATCACGCTgtttggagataaactctgctCCTCAAAG GAGACCCCCACTCTGCGCTCCTGTTGGTCCAGAGGGCAGCAGGTCATCCTTTCCTATGGAAACCAGCAGGTGGTGCTTCAGCACCCTGAGCTGTGGGCTGAAATACCTTACCG GTATGCAGACAGCCCAGACCCGAAGAAGGTGATCGCTTTCCTCGAGGACCAGAAGCGCAGAAGACGACCag CTGGTTTTTACGTCAGCGGCCTGAACCTGACCGAAGACGCCCCGTACgtcctcctccatcccctccAGACCATGAGGAAGATGACGATGAAGGGCCTCACGTTGCTGCTGAGCTGGGCGAGCGAGCAGCGGCCGGGGCCCGAGGACGGCGGGGTCAACATCGTCTGCTGCGACTTTGTGGACGTCAGTCAGTTCTGCTCGCTCGTGATCGGCCTGAACTACAAGCTGCATCCCGTCTGCAGGACACAAGGAGACGCCACTGGCTGTGTCTGA
- the LOC117773348 gene encoding PI-PLC X domain-containing protein 1-like isoform X4: MSFCLDVSSPVLRSESCLLRVVDRLFPCWTRPCVFRWATTQQSVLSDQCDLGIRFLDLRIARKPAGGRALFFAHGLYTLMAVKEALDELAAWLDAHPKEVVIVSCSHFDSLTDEDHARLVENIITLFGDKLCSSKETPTLRSCWSRGQQVILSYGNQQVVLQHPELWAEIPYRYADSPDPKKVIAFLEDQKRRRRPAGFYVSGLNLTEDAPYVLLHPLQTMRKMTMKGLTLLLSWASEQRPGPEDGGVNIVCCDFVDVSQFCSLVIGLNYKLHPVCRTQGDATGCV; the protein is encoded by the exons ATGTCCTTCTGCCTGGATGTGTCCTCTCCCGTGCTGAGGTCAGAGTCCTGCCTCCTCAGAGTGGTCGACAGGCTGTTTCCCTGCTGGACTCGACCCTGTGTGTTCCGCTGGGCCACCACACAG CAGTCGGTCCTCAGCGATCAGTGTGACCTCGGTATTCGGTTCTTGGACCTGCGGATCGCCAGGAAGCCAGCGGGAGGCCGCGCACTGTTCTTCGCCCACGGCCTCTACACGCTGATGGCCGTCAAG GAGGCTCTGGACGAACTGGCTGCCTGGCTGGACGCTCATCCCAAAGAGGTCGTGATCGTCTCCTGCTCGCATTTCGATTCGCTGACGGACGAAGATCACGCCCGTCTGGTGGAGAACATCATCACGCTgtttggagataaactctgctCCTCAAAG GAGACCCCCACTCTGCGCTCCTGTTGGTCCAGAGGGCAGCAGGTCATCCTTTCCTATGGAAACCAGCAGGTGGTGCTTCAGCACCCTGAGCTGTGGGCTGAAATACCTTACCG GTATGCAGACAGCCCAGACCCGAAGAAGGTGATCGCTTTCCTCGAGGACCAGAAGCGCAGAAGACGACCag CTGGTTTTTACGTCAGCGGCCTGAACCTGACCGAAGACGCCCCGTACgtcctcctccatcccctccAGACCATGAGGAAGATGACGATGAAGGGCCTCACGTTGCTGCTGAGCTGGGCGAGCGAGCAGCGGCCGGGGCCCGAGGACGGCGGGGTCAACATCGTCTGCTGCGACTTTGTGGACGTCAGTCAGTTCTGCTCGCTCGTGATCGGCCTGAACTACAAGCTGCATCCCGTCTGCAGGACACAAGGAGACGCCACTGGCTGTGTCTGA